TCAGCGCATCGAGCTGGTCGCTGGTCAGCGCGCGCAGGGCCGAGGTCGACAGCGACTTCAGATCGGCGGTCTCGATCGCGGCGATATGCGCGGTCGAGAGGTTGACGATCTGGGCCGAGGTCAGCGAAGCCACCTGGGCCGAGCTCAGGGCGACGATGTCGGCCGTGGCGAAGCCCGCCAGCTGGTCGGTGGTCATCGCGTTGATCTGGCCGGTGGTGAGCTGGCCGATCTGGTCGCTGGTCAGTGCCGCGATCTGGTCGGAGCTGAGCGCCTTGAAGGCCGCCGTCGTGATGGCACGCAGGTCGGCGGACTCCAGCTTGGGCAGCTGCACCGAGGTCAGCGCCGCCACCTGGTCGGAGTTCAGCGCCGCGAATTGGGCCGTGCCCAGGGCGTTGAGGTCTTCGGTCGTCAGGTGAGCGATCTGGTCGCTGCTCATCGCGGCGACTTGCGCCGAGGTGAACTTGGCGAACTGGTCGCTGGTGAAGGCGTTCAGGTCACCGGTGTTCAGACCTTGCACTTGGGCGGTGGTCAGTGCGGCGACCTGGCTCGAGGTCAGCGCTTGCAGCTGGCCGTTGGTCAGGGCGTCGAGCTGGTCACTGCTGAGAGCACGCAGGGCCGAGGTGCTGAGCGACTTCAGATCGGCGGTCTCGATGGCCGCAATCTGCGCGGTCGAGAGATTGGCCATCTGCGCCGAGGTCAGCGCGGCGATCTGGGCCGAGCTCATCGCCACGATGGCGGCGGTGTTCAGGCCGGCGAACTGATCCGGGTTGGTGTTCAGCGCCGCGACCTGGGCGGTCGTCATGCTGCCGATCTGGTCGCTCGTGAGGGCAGCGATCTGGTCGGTGCTGAGGGCGCGCAGGGCCGCCGTGCTGATGGCACGCAGATCCGCCGACTCCAGCTTGGGCAGTTGCACCGAGGTCAGCGAACCGACCTGCTCGGAGTTCAGCGCGGCGAACTGGGCGGTGCCCAGGGCGTTGAGGTCCTCCGTGGTGAGGTGGCCGATCTGGTCGCTGCTCATTGCCGCCACCTGGGCGGTGGTGAACTTGGCGAACTGGTCGCTGGTGAAGGCGTTCAGGTCACCGGTGTTCAGGCCTTGGACCTGTGCCGTGGTGAGCGCGGCGACCTGCGCCGAGGTCAGGGCCTGCAGCTGGCCATTCGTGAGGGCATCGAGCTGGTCGCTGGTCAGCGCACGCAGGGCCGAGGTCGACAGCGACTTCAGGTCGGCGGTCTCGATCGCGGCGATATGCGCGGTCGAGAAGTTGACGATCTGGGCCGAGGTCAGCGAGGCCACCTGGGCCGAGCTCAGGGCGACGATGTCGGCCGTGGCGAAGCCCGCCAGCTGGTCGGTGGTCATCGCATTGATCTGGCCGGTGGTGAGCTGGCCGATCTGGTCGCTGGTCAGTGCCGCGATCTGGTCGGAGCTGAGCGCCTTGAAGGCCGCCGTCGTGATGGCACGCAGGTCGGCGGACTCCAGCTTGGGCAGCTGCACCGAGGTCAGCGCCGCCACCTGGTCGGAGTTCAGCGCCGCGAATTGGGCCGTGCCCAGGGCGTTGAGGTCTTCGGTCGTCAGGTGAGCGATCTGGTCGCTGCTCATCGCGGCGACTTGGGCCGAGGTGAACTTGGCGAACTGGTCGCTGGTGAAGGCGTTCAGGTCACCGGTGTTCAGACCTTGCACTTGGGCGGTGGTCAGTGCGGCGACCTGGCTCGAGGTCAGCGCTTGCAGCTGGCCGTTGGTCAGGGCGTCGAGCTGGTCACTGCTGAGAGCACGCAGGGCCGAGGTGCTGAGCGACTTCAGATCGGCGGTCTCGATGGCCGCAATCTGCGCGGTCGAGAGATTGGCCATCTGCGCCGAGGTCAGCGCGGCGATCTGGGCCGAGCTCATCGCCACGATGGCGGCGGTGTTCAGGCCGGCGAACTGATCCGGGTTGGTGTTCAGCGCCGCGACCTGGGCGGTCGTCATGCTGCCGATCTGGTCGCTCGTGAGGGCAGCGATCTGGTCGGTGCTGAGGGCGCGCAGGGCCGCCGTGCTGATGGCACGCAGATCCGCCGACTCCAGCTTGGGCAGTTGCACCGAGGTCAGCGAACCGACCTGCTCGGAGTTCAGCGCGGCGAACTGGGCGGTGCCCAGGGCGTTGAGGTCCTCCGTGGTGAGGTGGCCGATCTGGTCGCTGCTCATTGCCGCCACCTGGGCGGTGGTGAACTTGGCGAACTGGTCGCTGGTGAAGGCGTTCAGGTCACCGGTGTTCAGGCCTTGGACCTGTGCCGTGGTGAGCGCGGCGACCTGCGCCGAGGTCAGGGCCTGCAGCTGGCCATTCGTGAGGGCATCGAGCTGGTCGCTGGTCAGCGCACGCAGGGCCGAGGTCGACAGCGACTTCAGGTCGGCGGTCTCGATCGCGGCGATATGCGCGGTCGAGAAGTTGACGATCTGGGCCGAGGTCAGCGAGGCCACCTGGGCCGAGCTCAGGGCGACGATGTCGGCCGTGGCGAAGCCCGCCAGCTGGTCGGTGGTCATCGCATTGATCTGGCCGGTGGTGAGCTGGCCGATCTGGTCGCTGGTCAGTGCCGCGATCTGGTCGGAGCTGAGCGCCTTGAAGGCCGCCGTCGTGATGGCACGCAGGTCGGCGGACTCCAGCTTGGGCAGCTGCACCGAGGTCAGCGCCGCCACCTGGTCGGAGTTCAGCGCCGCGAATTGGGCCGTGCCCAGGGCGTTGAGGTCTTCGGTCGTCAGGTGAGCGATCTGGTCGCTGCTCATCGCGGCGACTTGGGCCGAGGTGAACTTGGCGAACTGGTCGCTGGTGAAGGCGTTCAGGTCACCGGTGTTCAGACCTTGCACTTGGGCGGTGGTCAGTGCGGCGACCTGGCTCGAGGTCAGCGCTTGCAGCTGGCCGTTGGTCAGGGCGTCGAGCTGGTCACTGCTCAGCGCACGCAGGGCCGAGGTCGACAGCGACTTCAGATCGGCGGTCTCGATCGCGGCGATCTGCGCGGTCGAGAGATTGGCCATCTGTGCCGAGGTCAGCGCGGCGATCTGGGCCGAGCTCATCGCGACGATGGCAGCGGTGTTCAGGCCGGCGAACTGATCCGGGTTGGTGTTCAGCGCCGCGACCTGGGCGGTCGTCATCGAACCGATCTGGTCGCTCGTGAGGGCGGCGATCTGGTCGGTGCTGAGGGCGCGCAGGGCTGCCGTGCTGATGGCACGCAGGTCCGCCGACTCCAGCTTGGGCAGCTGCACCGAGGTCAGCGATCCGACCTGCTCGGAGTTCAGCGCGGCGAACTGGGCCGTGCCGAAGGCATTCAGGTCTTCGGTGGTCAGGTGCGAGATCTGGTCGCTGGTCATCGCGGCGACTTGCGCCGAGGTGAACTTGGCGAACTGGTCGCTGGTGAAGGCGTTCAGGTCACCGGTGTTCAGGCCTTGGACCTGTGCCGTGGTGAGCGCGGCGACCTGCGCCGAGGTCAGGGCCTGCAGCTGGCCATTCGTGAGGGCATCGAGCTGGTCGCTGGTCAGCGCACGCAGGGCCGAGGTCGACAGCGACTTCAGGTCGGCGGTCTCGATCGCGGCGATATGCGCGGTCGAGAAGTTGACGATCTGGGCCGAGGTCAGCGAGGCCACCTGGGCCGAGCTCAGGGCGACGATGTCGGCCGTGGCGAAGCCCGCCAGCTGGTCGGTGGTCATCGCATTGATCTGGCCGGTGGTGAGCTGGCCGATCTGGTCGCTGGTCAGTGCCGCGATCTGGTCGGAGCTGAGCGCCTTGAAGGCCGCCGTCGTGATGGCACGCAGGTCGGCGGACTCCAGCTTGGGCAGCTGCACCGAGGTCAGCGAGGCGATCTGGTCGGAATTCAGCGCGGCGAACTGGGCCGTGCCGAAGGCGTTCAGGTCCTCGGTGCTCAGGTGCGAGATCTGGTCGCTGCTCATCGCGGCGACCTGGGCCGAGGTGAACTTGGCGAACTGGTCGCTGGTGAAGGCGTTCAGGTCGCCGGTGTTGAGGCCTTGTACCTGGGCGGTCGTCAGCGCGGCGACTTGGGCCGAGGTCAGGGCCTGCAGTTGGCCGTTGGTCAGGGCATCCAGCTGGTCACTGCTCAGCGCACGGAGGGCCGAGGTCGACAGCGACTTCAGATCGGCGGTTTCGATCGCGGCGATCTGCGCGGTCGAGAGGTTGCCCACCTGGGCCGAGGTCAGCGCGGCGATCTGGGCCGAGCTCAGGGCCACCACGTCGGCCGTGGACAGGCCGCCGAACTGGTCGGGGTTGGTGGTCAGTGCCGCCACCTGGGCCGTGGTCATGGCCCCGATCTGGTCGCTGGTCAGCGCGTCGATCTGTTCGGTGCTGAGGGCGCGCAGCGCCGCGGTGCTGATGGCACGCAGGTCGGCGGACTCCAGCTTGGGCAGTTGCACCGTGGTCAGCGCCGCCACCTGGTCGGAATTCAGCGCGGCGAACTGGGCCGTGCCGAAGGCGTTCAGGTCCTCGGTGGTGAGGTGGGCGATCTGGTCGCTGGTCATCGCGGCCACCTGGGCCGAGGTGAACTTGGCGAACTGGTCGCTGGTGAAGGCGTTCAGGTCACCGGTGTTCAGGCCTTGCACCTGGGCGGTGGTGAGCGCGGCCACCTGGGCCGAGGTCAGGGCCTGCAGCTGGCCGTTGGTCAGCGCATCGAGCTGGTCACTGGTGAGGGCACGCAGGGCCGAGGTGCTCAGCGCCTTCAGGTCGGCGGTCTCGATCGCCGCGATATGCGCGGTCGAGAGGTTGACGATCTGGGCGGCCGTCAGCGAGGCCACCTGGGCCGAGCTCAGGGCCACGATGTCGGCGGACGACAGGCCGGGCAGCTGGTCGGTGCTCAGCGCATTGATCTGGCCGGTGGTGAGCTGGCCGATCTGGTCGCTGGTGAGGTCGGAAATCTGGTCGGAGCTGAGCGCCTTGAAGGCGGCCGTGCTGATGGCACGCAGGTCGGCCGACTCCAGCTTGGGCAGTTGCACCGAGGTCAGTGCCGCCACCTGGTTGGAGTTCAGTGCGGCGAACTGGGCCGTACCGAAGGCATTCAGGTCATCGGTGGTCAGGTGGGCGATCTGGTCACTGCTCATCGCGGCGACTTGGGCCGAGGTGAACTTGGCGAACTGGTCGCTGGTGAAGGCGTTCAGGTCACCGGTGTTCAGACCTTGCACCTGGGCCGTGGTGAGCGCGGCGACTTGGGCCGAGGTCAGGGCCTGCAGCTGGCCGTTGGTCAGCGCGTCGAGCTGGTCGCTCGTCAGCGCACGCAGGGCCGAGGTCGACAGCGACTTCAGATCGGCGGTTTCGATCGCGGCGATCTGCGCGGTCGAGAGGTTGCCCACCTGGGCCGAGGTCAGCGCGGCAATCTGGGCCGAGCTCAGGGCCACCACGTCGGCCGTGGACAGGCCACCGAACTGGTCGGGGTTGATGTTCAGCGCCGCCACCTGGGCGGTGGTCAGCTGGGCGATCTGGTCGCTGGTGAGGTCGGCCACCTGATCCGAGCTCAGCGCGCGCAGGGCGGCCGTGCTGATGGCGCGCAGGTCGGCGGACTCCAGCTTGGGCAGTTGCACCGAGGTCAGCGCCGCCACCTGGTCGGAGTTCAGCGCCGCGAATTGGGCGGTGCCCAGGGCGTTGAGGTCTTCGGTGGTCAGGTGAGCGATCTGGTCGCTGCTCATCGCGGCGACTTGGGCCGAGGTGAACTTGGCGAACTGGTCGCTGGTGAAGGCGTTCAGGTCACCGGTGTTGAGGCCTTGCACCTGGGCCGTGGTGAGCGCGGCGACTTGCGCCGAGGTCAGGGCCTGCAGCTGGCCGTTGGTCAGCGCATCCAGCTGGTCGCTCGTCAGGGCGCGCAGCGCGGCGGTGCCGAGCGACTTCAGGTCGGCGGTTTCGATCGCGGCGATCTGGGCGGTCGAGAAGTTGACGATCTGGGCGGCCGTCAGCGAGGCCACCTGGGCCGAACTCAGGGCCACCACGTCGGCGGTGGAGAGACCCGGCAGTTGGTCGGTCGTCAGCGCGTTGATCTGCCCCGAGGTCAGCTGACCGATCTGGTCGCTGGTGAGGTCGGCGATCTGGTCGGAGCTCAGCGCCTTGAAGGCCGCTGTCGTGATGGCACGCAGGTCGGCCGACTCCAGCTTGGGCAGTTGCACCGAGGTCAGCGCCGCCACCTGGTCGGAGTTCAGCGCCGCGAACTGGGCGGTGCCCAGGGCGTTGAGGTCTTCGGTCGTGAGGTGCGAGATCTGGTCGCTGCTCATCGCGGCGACTTGCGCCGAGGTGAACTTGGCGAACTGGTCGCTGGTGAAGGCGTTCAGGTCACCGGTGTTGAGGCCTTGGACCTGGGCGGTCGTCAGCGCGGCGACTTGCGCCGAGGTCAGGGCCTGCAACTGGCCATTGGTGAGCGCATCCAGCTGGTCGCTCGTCAGGGCGCGCAGCGCGGCGGTGCCCAGCGACTTCAGGTCGGCGGTTTCGATCGCAGCGATCTGGGCCGTCGAGAAGTTGACGATCTGGGCGGCCGTCAGCGAGGCCACCTGGGCCGAGCTCAGGGCCACCACGTCGGCGGTGGAGAGACCCGGCAGCTGGTCGGTCGTCAGGGCATTGATCTGGCCCGAGGTCAACTGACCGATCTGGTCGCTCGTCAGGTCGGCGATCTGGTCGGAGCTCAGCGCCTTGAAGGCCGCTGTCGTGATGGCACGCAGGTCGGCCGACTCCAGCTTGGGCAGTTGCACCGAGGTCAGCGAGGCGACCTGGTCGGAGTTCAGCGCAGCAAACTGGGCTGTACCGAAGGCATTCAGATCCTCGGTGCTCAGGTGGCCGATCTGGTCGCTGGTCATCGCGGCGACCTGCGCCGAGGTGAACTTGGCGAACTGGTCGCTGGTGAAGGCGTTCAGGTCACCGGTGTTCAGGCCTTGCACCTGGGCGGTGGTGAGCGCTGCGACCTGACCCGAGGTCAGGGCCTGCAGCTGGCCATTGGTCAGCGCATCGAGCTGATCGCTGGAGAGCGCACGCAGCGCCGAAGTGCTGAGCGACTTGATATCGGCGGTCTCGATCGCGGCGATCTGCGCGGTCGAGAGGTTGGCCATCTGGGCCGCGGTCAGCGAGGCGATCTGGCTGGAACTCAGCGCGACCACGTCGGCCGTGGACAGGCCGCCGAACTGGTCGGGGTTGATGTTCAGTGCGGCCACCTGGGCGGTGGTCAGCTGGGCGATCTGGTCGCTGGTGAGGTCGGCAATCTGGTCCGAGCTCAGCGCGCGCAGCGCGGCCGTGCTGATGGCGCGCAGGTCGGCGGACTCCAGCTTGGGCAGCTGCACCGAGGTCAGCGCCGCCACCTGGTCGGAATTCAGCGCCGCGAATTGGGCGGTACCGAAGGCGTTCAGATCCTCGGTCGTCAGATGCGCGATCTGGTCGCTGCTCATCGCGGCGACCTGGGCCGAGGTGAACTTGGCGAACTGGTCGCTGGTGAAGGCGTTCAGGTCACCGGTGTTGAGGCCTTGGACTTGTGCCGTCGTCAGGGCCGCCACCTGGGCGCTGGTCAGGGCCTGCAGCTGGCCATTGGTCAAGGCGTCGAGCTGGTCGCTCGTCAGCGCGCGCAGGGCCGAGGTCGACAGCGACTTCAGGTCGGCGGTCTCGATCGCGGCGATGTGCGCGGTCGAGAGGTTGACGATTTGTGCGGCGCTCAGCGAGGCCACCTGGGCCGAGCTCAGGGCCACGATGTCGGCCGTGCTCAGGCCGGGCAACTGGTCGGTGCTCAGCGCGTTGATCTGGCCCGAGGTCAGCTGACCGATCTGGTCGCTGGTCAGGTCCGCGATCTGGTCGGAACTCAGGCCCTTGAAGGCCGCCGTGCTGATGGCACGCAGGTCGGCCGACTCCAGCTTGGGCAGTTGCACCGAGGTCAGCGAGGCGACCTGGTCGGAGTTCAGTGCGGCGAACTGGGCGGTGCCCAGCGCGTTCAGGTCTTCGGTCGTGAGGTGCGAGATCTGATCGCTGCTCATCGCGGCGACTTGGGCCGAGGTGAACTTGGCGAACTGGTCGCTGGTGAAGGCGTTCAGGTCGCCGGTGTTGAGGCCTTGCACCTGGGCGGTGGTCAAGGCGGCCACCTGGCCCGAGGTCAGAGCTTGCAGTTGGCCGTTCGTGAGCGCATCGAGCTGGTCGCTGGTCAGCGCGCGCAGCGCGGCGGTGCTCAGGGCCTTCAGGTCGGCGGTCTCGATGGCCGCGATATGGGCGGTGGACAGGCTCACCACCTGGGCGGCGCTGAGGGCGGCCACCTGGGCGGAGCTGAGGGCCACGATGTCGGCCGTGGCCAGGCCAGGCATCTGATCGCTGGTCAGTGCGCTGATTTGGCCGGTCGTGAGCGAGCCGATCTGGTCGCTGCTCAGGTCGGCAATCTGGTCGGAGCTGAGGGCCCTGAAAGCGGCCGTGCTGATGGCACGCAGATCGGCCGATTCAAGCTTGGGCAGTTGCACCGAGGTCAGCGAGGCGACCTGGTCGGAATTCAGTGCGGCGAACTGGGCCGTGCCCAGCGCGTTCAGGTCTTCGGTGGTGAGGTGCGATATCTGATCGCTGCTCATCGCGGCGACTTGCGCCGAGGTGAACTTGGCGAACTGGTCGCTGGTGAGGGCGTTCAGGTCACCGGTGTTGAGGCCTTGCACCTGGGCGGTGGTGAGCGCGGCCACCTGGGCCGAGGTCAGGGCCTGCAGCTGGCCGTTGGTCAGCGCGTCGAGCTGGTCGCTCGTCAGCGCACGCAGGGCCGAGGTGCTCAGCGCCTTCAGGTCGGCGGTCTCGATCGCCGCGATATGCGCGGTCGAGAGGTTGACGATCTGGGCGGCCGTCAGCGAGGCCACCTGGGCCGAGCTCAGGGCCACGATGTCGGCGGACGACAGGCCGGGCAACTGGTCGGTGGTCAGCGCATTGATCTGGCCGGTGGTGAGCGAGCCGATCTGGTCGCTGCTCAGGTCGGCGATCTGGTCGGAGCTGAGCGCCTTGAAGGCGGCCGTGCTGATGGCGCGCAGATCGGCCGATTCCAGCTTGGGCAGCTGCACCGAGGTCAGCGCCGCCACCTGGCTGGAGTTCAGGGCGGCGAACTGGGCCGTACCGAAGGCATTCAGGTCATCCGTCGTCAGATGGCTGATCTGGTCGCTGCTCATCGCGGCGACCTGGGCGGTGGTGAACTTGGCGAACTGGTCGCTGGTGAAGGCGTTCAGGTCACCGGTGTTCAGGCCTTGTACCTGGGCGGTGGTGAGCGCGGCCACCTGGGCCGAGGTCAGGGCCTGCAGCTGGCCGTTGCTCAGGGCGTCGAGCTGGTCGCTACTCAGGTTGCGCAGCGCCGCGGTGCTCAAACCCTTCAGATCAGCGGTCTCGATGGCGGCCACCTGGGCGGTGGAGAACAGCGCGATCTGTGCCGAGGTCAGCACGCCGATCTGGTTGGACGCCAGCGCGACGATGTCGGCGGTGCTCAGGCCGGGCAGCTGGTCCGAGGTCAGGTTGACGACCTGGGCCGTCGTCAGCGCACCGACCTGGCTCGAGTTCAGGGCGCCGATCTGGTCGGAGGAGAGGGTGCGGAAGCTGTTCGAGCTCAGCGCCGCGAAGTCGGCGGTCTCGAAGGCCTTCAGCTGCGTGCTGTTGAGCACCGAGATGCCCAGGGTGGAGATGGCCGCCGCCTGCGCGGTGGTGAGCGCCACGATCTGGTCGGTCCGGAAGGCAGCCCAGTCTTCCGTGGTGAGGTCCCGAATCGCCGCCGTGGTGAGTTCCGCGATCTGCTTGGTGGACAGAAGATTGATAAACGTGCTCATGATGGTCTCACCTGGAGGTTGTGTCGGTGTTCAGCTCGGCCACCAGGGCCGCGGGCTGTCGGATTCGTCGCGCTGGTGTCATGCGCATGGGCAAAACAAGCCGTCGGGCCTGGCTGCTGGCCTGGGTCTGGTTTGCTGTAGTGACAGAACTGAACACCATGGAACTCACAAAGGTCGGGGCAGTCTTGCGATGCCTGGGCAAAAAAACGGACTCGGACGCCTGGCATCGATCCAGGCGCTTCACTCGGTTTTCGGGCCCCAGCGGATTTACTTTAGGTTTCACTCTGGTGGCGGCCCCCCGGTTGGGGAGGCCGGGCCACACGGACTGCCGGACTTAGCCTGATTAAAGGTTTGGGTGCAGTGATGCTAGGGCCGGGGCCGGGCAGGGAAGCCGGCATAAGGCCCTGTTTCGGCGCACTAATTGCGCCGTTGGGCCAAAAAATCGTTCAGATTTCACGCCGGCCTGCCGATATCGGAGGGTTGGGCCCTCAAGTTCCGCCGCAGGCTGGCGAGGCTCAGGCCGGAATCTGGGCGGCGGCCAGACCGTTCTGAAAGTGCAGCCGCATCAGTTCGGTGGCCCTGGCGGGCGAGCGCGCGGCGAGTTCCGCCATCAGCTCGCGATGCTCCTGCAGCGAGTCCAGCAGGCGCCCTGCCTTGAACAGCGAGTGGTGGCGGTTCAGCTTGATGATGCGGCGCAGATCGCTGACCAGGTGCTGGCGCAGGCGGTTGTCGTCGATCTCCAGCAGCTTGCGATGGAATTCCTCGTTGGCGGCGAAGAACTGATCGCGGTCGGCGAGCCGTGCTTCCAGCTGCTCATGCAGGTGCTGCAATTCCGCCAGTTGCCGGGCGTCGGCCTTGCGCGCCACTTCGCCGGCGGCATCGCTTTCCAGCAGGGCCAGCAGTTGGTAGGCTTCGCGGACGTCGCGTTCCGACAGTTCGGTGACATAAGCGCCCCGGCGCACCTTCATCGTGACCAGGCCTTCCACCGCCAGGACCTTGAGTGCCTCGCGCATGGGGGTGCGGCTGATGCCCATCTCCTTGCAGAGTTTGAGCTCGTCGATCCATGCGCCGGGCTCCAGCTCGCGGCCATAGATCTGCTGGCGCAGGCGCTCGGCCACCTCCTGGTAGAGGGCACGAGGGGCCAGGCTGGCAGAAGGCTGGGCGGAGGAGGTGGCGGGCATGACGCGTCAGAGTGTAGTCAAATTTTGCATTCATAATTATGAATAACGGAAACGGTATGATGCCGGGTCCGCAGGAGTCGAACATGTCTGAAGCAAGCAAGTCCCCGTCCGCCAACGCGCCCACCGAGTTCACGCCCGCCAGCCTGGAGCAATGGCACAAGGCGGCCGCCAAGTCGGCCCCGGGTGGCGATGTGGCGGCCCTGAACTGGCACACACCCGAGGGCCTGACCGTCAAGCCGCTCTATACCGCGGCCGACACGGCGAACCTGCCGCATGCCGACACCTTGCCCGGCTTCGAGCCCTTTCTGCGCGGCCCGCAGGCCACCATGTATGCGGTGCGCCCCTGGACGATCCGCCAGTACGCCGGCTTTTCCACCGCCGAGGAGAGCAATGCCTTCTATCGCAAGGCGCTGGCCGCCGGCGGTCAGGGCGTGTCGGTGGCCTTTGACCTCGCCACCCACCGCGGCTACGACAGCGACCATCCGCGCGTGACCGGCGACGTCGGCAAGGCCGGCGTGGCGATCGACTCGGTGGAGGACATGAAGATCCTGTTCGACGGCATCCCGCTCGACAAGGTCTCGGTTTCGATGACCATGAACGGCGCGGTGCTGCCGGTGCTGGCCGGCTATGTGGTGGCGGCCGAGGAGCAGGGCGTTGCGCAGGACAAGTTGAGCGGCACCATCCAGAACGACATCCTCAAGGAGTTCATGGTCCGCAACACCTATATCTACCCGCCCGAGCCGTCGATGAAGATCATCGGCGACATCATCGAGTACACGGCAGCGAAGATGCCGAAGTTCAACTCGATCTCGATCTCGGGCTATCACATGCAGGAAGCCGGCGCCAACCAGGCGCTGGAGCTGGCGTTTACGCTGGCCGACGGCAAGGAGTATGTGAAGACCGCCATCGCCAAGGGCATGGACGTGGACGACTTCGCCGGCCGCCTGTCCTTCTTCTGGGCGGTGGGCATGAACTTCTATCTGGAGATCGCCAAGATGCGCGCCGCGCGCCTGCTGTGGTGCCGGATCATGAAGGGCTTTAACGCCAAGAACCCGAAGAGCCTGATGCTGCGCACGCACAGCCAGACCTCGGGCTGGAGCCTGACCGAGCAGGACCCCTACAACAATGTGGTGCGCACCACCATCGAGGCGATGGCCGCGGTGTTCGGCGGCACGCAATCGCTGCACACCAACTCGCTGGACGAGGCGATTGCATTGCCCACCGAGTTCAGCGCCCGCATCGCCCGCAACACCCAG
This portion of the Paucibacter sediminis genome encodes:
- a CDS encoding GntR family transcriptional regulator, which translates into the protein MPATSSAQPSASLAPRALYQEVAERLRQQIYGRELEPGAWIDELKLCKEMGISRTPMREALKVLAVEGLVTMKVRRGAYVTELSERDVREAYQLLALLESDAAGEVARKADARQLAELQHLHEQLEARLADRDQFFAANEEFHRKLLEIDDNRLRQHLVSDLRRIIKLNRHHSLFKAGRLLDSLQEHRELMAELAARSPARATELMRLHFQNGLAAAQIPA
- the scpA gene encoding methylmalonyl-CoA mutase; translation: MSEASKSPSANAPTEFTPASLEQWHKAAAKSAPGGDVAALNWHTPEGLTVKPLYTAADTANLPHADTLPGFEPFLRGPQATMYAVRPWTIRQYAGFSTAEESNAFYRKALAAGGQGVSVAFDLATHRGYDSDHPRVTGDVGKAGVAIDSVEDMKILFDGIPLDKVSVSMTMNGAVLPVLAGYVVAAEEQGVAQDKLSGTIQNDILKEFMVRNTYIYPPEPSMKIIGDIIEYTAAKMPKFNSISISGYHMQEAGANQALELAFTLADGKEYVKTAIAKGMDVDDFAGRLSFFWAVGMNFYLEIAKMRAARLLWCRIMKGFNAKNPKSLMLRTHSQTSGWSLTEQDPYNNVVRTTIEAMAAVFGGTQSLHTNSLDEAIALPTEFSARIARNTQLIIQEETHITNVIDPWAGSYMMESLTQDMADKAWAIIEEVEAMGGMTRAVDSGWAKLKIEASAAEKQARIDSGKDVIVGVNKYKLSKQDPIEILDVDNVRVRDGQIARLNAIKAKRDGAAVQAALKALTDAAQSGQGNLLDLSIQAIRLRATVGEVSDALEAVYGRHRADTQKVTGVYAAAYDSAEGWAKLQEEIKAFADDQGRRPRVMIAKLGQDGHDRGAKVVATAYADLGFDVDMGPLFQTPEECARQAIENDVHAVGVSTLAAGHKTLVPAIIAELKKQGADDIIVFVGGVIPAQDYEQLYEAGVKGIYGPGTPIPASAKDVLEQIRQAVAA